One genomic region from Lynx canadensis isolate LIC74 chromosome E1, mLynCan4.pri.v2, whole genome shotgun sequence encodes:
- the SOST gene encoding sclerostin encodes MQLSLALCLVCLLVHAAFRVVEGQGWQAFKNDATEIIPELGEYPEPPPELENKTMNRAENGGRPPHHPFETKDVSEYSCRELHFTRYVTDGPCRSAKPVTELVCSGQCGPARLLPNAIGRGKWWRPSGPDFRCIPDRYRAQRVQLLCPGDAAPRARKVRLVASCKCKRLTRFHNQSELKDFGPEAARPQKGRKPRPRARGAKANQAELENAY; translated from the exons ATGCAGCTCTCTCTCGCCCTGTGTCTTGTCTGCCTGCTGGTGCACGCAGCCTTCCGTGTGGTGGAGGGCCAGGGCTGGCAGGCCTTCAAGAACGATGCCACGGAGATCATCCCTGAGCTGGGCGAGTACCCTGAGCCTCCACCAGAGCTGGAGAACAAGACCATGAACCGAGCGGAGAACGGAGGGAGACCCCCTCACCATCCCTTTGAGACCAAAG ACGTGTCCGAGTACAGCTGCCGCGAGCTGCACTTCACCCGCTACGTGACGGACGGGCCCTGCCGCAGCGCCAAGCCGGTCACCGAGCTGGTGTGCTCCGGCCAGTGCGGCCCGGCGCGCCTGCTGCCCAACGCCATCGGCCGCGGCAAGTGGTGGCGCCCGAGCGGACCCGACTTCCGCTGCATCCCCGACCGCTACCGCGCGCAGCGGGTGCAGCTGCTGTGCCCCGGTGACGCGGCGCCGCGCGCGCGCAAAGTGCGCCTGGTGGCCTCGTGCAAGTGCAAGCGCCTCACCCGCTTCCACAATCAGTCCGAGCTCAAGGACTTCGGGCCCGAGGCCGCGCGGCCGCAGAAGGGCCGAAAGCCGCGCCCCCGCGCCCGGGGCGCCAAAGCCAACCAGGCCGAGCTGGAGAACGCCTATTAG